From one Musa acuminata AAA Group cultivar baxijiao chromosome BXJ2-6, Cavendish_Baxijiao_AAA, whole genome shotgun sequence genomic stretch:
- the LOC135614910 gene encoding probable protein phosphatase 2C 38: MIGSSAPMKIVSPCWKPAAEGGSGGRHGGSAARADGLLWYKDLGRHAVGEFSMAVAQANNLLEDGSQIESGPLSWNEAPHGTFVGVYDGHGGPEASRYITQHLFPNLKKFASEQEGMSVDVIRKAYSATEEGFISLVRKQWLSKPQMASVGSCCLTGVISGGMLYVANVGDSRAVLGRFDRGIREVTAVQMCAEHNASVESVREELCSLHPDDPQIVVLKHKVWRVKGLIQVSRSIGDAYLKDAEFNREPLLSKFRLPEPFQKPILSAEPSVVTHKLCPEDQYLIFASDGLWEHLSNQEAVDMIHNSPRNGIARRLVKAALKEAAKKREMRYSDLKKIDRGIRRHFHDDITVIVVFLDPTMISKNFYHGPVLSLKGAGVPV, from the exons ATGATCGGATCCTCCGCGCCGATGAAGATCGTGAGCCCTTGCTGGAAGCCGGCGGCCGAGGGTGGGAGTGGCGGCCGCCACGGCGGGTCCGCTGCCCGCGCCGACGGCCTTCTATGGTACAAGGATCTCGGCCGCCACGCCGTCGGGGAATTCTCCATGGCGGTGGCGCAGGCGAACAACCTCTTGGAGGACGGGAGCCAGATCGAGTCCGGGCCGCTGAGTTGGAACGAGGCGCCCCACGGCACGTTCGTCGGGGTCTACGACGGGCACGGCGGTCCGGAGGCGTCCCGATACATCACGCAGCATTTGTTCCCGAACCTCAAAA AATTTGCTTCAGAACAAGAAGGCATGTCAGTAGATGTCATAAGGAAAGCATACTCAGCAACGGAAGAGGGCTTTATCTCTCTTGTGAGAAAGCAGTGGCTCAGTAAGCCACAGATGGCCTCCGTCGGTTCATGCTGTTTGACTGGTGTCATATCTGGGGGGATGCTTTATGTCGCAAATGTTGGAGATTCCCGTGCAGTGCTAGGGAGATTTGATAGAGGTATTAGAGAGGTTACAGCAGTGCAAATGTGCGCTGAACACAATGCAAGTGTTGAATCTGTGAGGGAGGAACTGTGTTCGCTGCATCCTGATGACCCACAGATTGTGGTTTTAAAGCACAAGGTTTGGAGGGTCAAAGGCCTTATACAG GTCTCAAGATCTATCGGAGATGCTTATTTGAAAGATGCAGAGTTCAACAGGGAGCCATTACTATCGAAATTTCGGCTTCCTGAACCATTCCAAAAACCGATCCTTAGTGCTGAGCCATCAGTAGTGACACATAAACTCTGTCCTGAAGATCAATATTTGATTTTCGCGTCAGATGGTCTATGGGAGCATTTGAGTAATCAAGAAGCTGTGGATATGATTCACAACTCACCTCGAAAT GGTATAGCAAGAAGACTTGTCAAAGCTGCACTTAAAGAGGCAGCAAAGAAAAGAGAGATGAGGTACTCTGACCTGAAAAAGATTGATCGCGGAATCAGGAGACATTTTCATGATGATATAACTGTCATAGTTGTATTTCTTGATCCCACCATGATAAGTAAGAACTTCTACCATGGTCCTGTACTTTCACTAAAAGGAGCTGGTGTCCCTGTCTAA